In the Taeniopygia guttata chromosome 12, bTaeGut7.mat, whole genome shotgun sequence genome, one interval contains:
- the KLHDC8B gene encoding kelch domain-containing protein 8B isoform X1, whose amino-acid sequence MVPSRPGGRGPDQWRAGPDGRHGGARARGPPRRLSRPMAAGAGAFAWATFPAMPTRRVYCSTAHRDGQLFVLGGCGGGGRALGTAELLDLQAQRWTTLPPLPTPRAGAAVLALGKQILVVGGVDAAQSPLASVEVYHVDEGKWEKKAALAQPSMGISAVQRDGVVYALGGMGADTSPQALVRVYEPAKDHWQPLPSMPTPCYGASAFLQGNKIFVLGGRQGKLPVTAFEAFDLETRSWTRYPSVPSRRAFAACAMADGVVFSLGGLQQPGPHNFYSRPHFVNTVEMFDPAQGVWRKPSRTIRMKEKRADFVAGCLGGRVVAVGGLGNQSCPLDSVEGFSLSQKKWELLPPMPTGRCSCSSCPTPSLLFIIGGVAQGPSGAVEALCLRDVP is encoded by the exons ATGGTTCCTTCCCGGCCAG GAGGCCGTGGGCCGGACCAGTGGCGAGCCGGGCCGGATGGGCGGCACGGCGGGGCCAGAGCCCGGGGACCCCCGAGGCGGCTGAGCCGGCCCatggcggcgggcgcgggcgcCTTCGCGTGGGCCACCTTCCCCGCCATGCCCACGCGGCGCGTGTACTGCAGCACCGCGCACCGCGACGGGCAGCTCTTCGTGCTGGGCGGctgcgggggcggcgggcgagCCCTGGGAACTGCTGAGCTGCTCGACCTCCAAGCCCAGCGCTGGACCACGCTCCCACCACTGCCCACGCCGCGGGCTGGCGCTGCCGTCCTCGCCCTGGGCAAGCAGATCTTGGTGGTGGGCGGTGTGGATGCGGCACAGAGCCCCCTCGCCTCCGTTGAGGTCTACCACGTGGATGAGGGCAAATGGGAGAAGAAGGCGGCATTGGCTCAGCCCTCCATGGGCATCTCAGCTGTGCAGAGAG ATGGGGTTGTCTACGCACTGGGGGGAATGGGTGCGGACACCTCTCCCCAGGCACTGGTCCGTGTCTATGAGCCAGCAAAAGACCACTGGCAGCCCCTACCCTCCATGCCCACACCGTGTTATGGGGCCTCTGCCTTCCTGCAGGGAAACAAGATCTTCGTCCTGG GAGGCCGGCAAGGCAAGCTGCCTGTCACCGCCTTCGAGGCTTTTGACCTGGAGACAAGAAGCTGGACACGCTACCCCAGCGTGCCCAGCCGCCGCGCCTTCGCCGCCTGTGCCATGGCTGATGGGGTTGTCTTCAGCCTGGGTggtctgcagcagccagggcccCACAACTTCTATTCCCGTCCCCATTTTGTCAACACCGTGGAGATGTTTGATCCTGCGCAGG GTGTGTGGAGAAAGCCAAGCCGCACCATCCGTATGAAAGAGAAGAGAGCCGACTTCGTGGCTGGATGCCTGGGAGGAAGAGTGGTGGCTGTGGGTGGCCTTG GGAACCAGTCCTGCCCACTGGACTCAGTGGAAGGGTTCAGCCTCTCGCAGAAaaagtgggagctgctgcccccCATGCCCACTGGccgctgctcctgctccagctgcccaaCACCCAGCCTGCTCTTCATCATCGGCGGTGTGGCCCAGGGTCCCAGTGGCGCTGTCGAGGCTCTGTGCCTGCGTGATGTGCCCTGA
- the KLHDC8B gene encoding kelch domain-containing protein 8B isoform X2: protein MAAGAGAFAWATFPAMPTRRVYCSTAHRDGQLFVLGGCGGGGRALGTAELLDLQAQRWTTLPPLPTPRAGAAVLALGKQILVVGGVDAAQSPLASVEVYHVDEGKWEKKAALAQPSMGISAVQRDGVVYALGGMGADTSPQALVRVYEPAKDHWQPLPSMPTPCYGASAFLQGNKIFVLGGRQGKLPVTAFEAFDLETRSWTRYPSVPSRRAFAACAMADGVVFSLGGLQQPGPHNFYSRPHFVNTVEMFDPAQGVWRKPSRTIRMKEKRADFVAGCLGGRVVAVGGLGNQSCPLDSVEGFSLSQKKWELLPPMPTGRCSCSSCPTPSLLFIIGGVAQGPSGAVEALCLRDVP, encoded by the exons atggcggcgggcgcgggcgcCTTCGCGTGGGCCACCTTCCCCGCCATGCCCACGCGGCGCGTGTACTGCAGCACCGCGCACCGCGACGGGCAGCTCTTCGTGCTGGGCGGctgcgggggcggcgggcgagCCCTGGGAACTGCTGAGCTGCTCGACCTCCAAGCCCAGCGCTGGACCACGCTCCCACCACTGCCCACGCCGCGGGCTGGCGCTGCCGTCCTCGCCCTGGGCAAGCAGATCTTGGTGGTGGGCGGTGTGGATGCGGCACAGAGCCCCCTCGCCTCCGTTGAGGTCTACCACGTGGATGAGGGCAAATGGGAGAAGAAGGCGGCATTGGCTCAGCCCTCCATGGGCATCTCAGCTGTGCAGAGAG ATGGGGTTGTCTACGCACTGGGGGGAATGGGTGCGGACACCTCTCCCCAGGCACTGGTCCGTGTCTATGAGCCAGCAAAAGACCACTGGCAGCCCCTACCCTCCATGCCCACACCGTGTTATGGGGCCTCTGCCTTCCTGCAGGGAAACAAGATCTTCGTCCTGG GAGGCCGGCAAGGCAAGCTGCCTGTCACCGCCTTCGAGGCTTTTGACCTGGAGACAAGAAGCTGGACACGCTACCCCAGCGTGCCCAGCCGCCGCGCCTTCGCCGCCTGTGCCATGGCTGATGGGGTTGTCTTCAGCCTGGGTggtctgcagcagccagggcccCACAACTTCTATTCCCGTCCCCATTTTGTCAACACCGTGGAGATGTTTGATCCTGCGCAGG GTGTGTGGAGAAAGCCAAGCCGCACCATCCGTATGAAAGAGAAGAGAGCCGACTTCGTGGCTGGATGCCTGGGAGGAAGAGTGGTGGCTGTGGGTGGCCTTG GGAACCAGTCCTGCCCACTGGACTCAGTGGAAGGGTTCAGCCTCTCGCAGAAaaagtgggagctgctgcccccCATGCCCACTGGccgctgctcctgctccagctgcccaaCACCCAGCCTGCTCTTCATCATCGGCGGTGTGGCCCAGGGTCCCAGTGGCGCTGTCGAGGCTCTGTGCCTGCGTGATGTGCCCTGA